Sequence from the Leptospiraceae bacterium genome:
GGTGAATATCTCTGTGAATAATTCTTCCTTGTCAGAGAGATTTTTGAGTTTGCGATTGTTGAGAATATTTTTTAAAAATCCAATATTCGTTTCTTGCATTATCCATTAAATGTTTAATGATTGAGCTACGATTGAAGAGAGTTCAATACTATTTGAATAAAAGTAATTATCAGCATAAGTCCATAAATCATTGGAATAAAATATTCGCTTAAAATGTTTTCGCAATTAGGTATGTTAAATAAAATCTCAAAATATTGCTCCAGAAAAGATTGATTAGCCATATATTCCTGCATTAAGCAAAAATTTCAGATGAAATACACTCGATTACTTCTAAATTACTTTCAATAAGTCTTTGAAAATTAGATAATTCCAATAATATAGAAATTCTATATTTATATTCGATTCCATCTAAAGTTCACGGAATTCATTTCCTTGATTTGCATTTGATATATTAAATTTGGCTTTGTAGGAATTGATAGAGGTTTCAATCCAATTCTTTAGCCCTGCTCGTTGCATTCATTTTTACTAATTCTGTTGCTATTCCGAATTATTAAATCCAAATTATTTGAAAGAAGAGGAAAAGAAGTAGTGATTCTAATAAACCCATTTTAATGGAATTATTTTAATTTCTAAAATTATTTTGAGAATTAATTCAAATGTTGCTCTTTCATAATTTCTCCTACTTTATTTATTACTTTTTATACTTTAAAAAATCAGCCGAGTCTGTAGATTTTCGATTTGAGAATTTCTATTGCGATTACAAGTTGCGATAAATCTTCATTATTCTCAAAATGGAAATCAAATCATTAATATATTCAAAATCTAAATTCTTCCGGAAAAATTTTTATTACTACTTCATAAAACAGATTCTTTTGTAGATTTAGGATTAGAATGCTCTATCAATTGAGCAATGTGCGCCATTAATACATCCTTGTTCAATACTGTAATTCTTTCTGAAATTATTTCTAGGATAATAGATTTAAAATTTTTATATTTAGTATATCCAAAGTCAATTTACTGAATATTTCAAATATTTGGGAAATAATATTTTCTTGAACCGAAACTTCGCTGATTTTATTAATTTTCGTCTAAGCTCAAATTGAATATTTTCTTTTGATTCAATCGCACTCCAGGTGGAACTTAAGTCTGTATTATCTACATTATAATGTGCAATGAATTGTATCAATTTTTCCAACATTGTTTTGGTCAGAAGATTTTCGTCAAAATCAAAAATTCTTAAAAAGCAAAGTTTACATGGACATTAAATTTATAATCTTTCAAAATAAAATTATTCAACTCTATAGAATCACAACCATTTCTAAATAATTGTCAGATTTAAATTCAGCTATTCCCTTAGCTCTAATATGTTGTATTAATAAATTAAATATATCAGGTATTACTTAGAATTCCTTCAAAGTTAAAATGCCATTTTTTATGGTAGCGTTCCACTTATTCATCAAACCTCTTTGTGAAAATTGACTTCACAAAATTAAGAAGTTTAAAAGTTTGAATTCTGGTTTTTCTTTTTCATTAATGGATTTAACAGAAATAAATTCTTTAAAAATGGATTTAGCATAATCAAAATATTTTAATTCAATCAGTGAAGGAATAAGTAAACCGAACATTTTATTTTTAGAATTACGGGTATACTCGAATATTTGATTCCATTTATTTTCATTGATTACTTTTGTAGCGGACAAGAATTTATTTAAAAACTCAATGAAATTATAATTGGAAGCGTCTTCATTAAAATTTAGCGACGAGTAGAGTTTATCAAGAAGCATATCTTTTTGATTTAATTTTTCGGATGAATTCAAAGACTCTAAAAGAAAAGTTAACGATTCATATTTCAGCCTCTTATTTTTAAATTTTTCAGTTAATTCAATGAGTAAAAAATAATAATTTTTTAGATTTGGTAAGTTTTGAATTTGGTTTAGGATATCAGCAATAGCTTTTATGAGGAATGAACGGCTGAAAGTTCTAACAATACTTGCTTTTAGAATATAGGAACTTTCTTCAAGACGATTTATCGAATATGTGATTAACCTCTCAATTATGAAATCCAACTCATCGACAGCCCCTTTTTTTATAATAAAAGAAACTGCTGAAGAAAAAACTTTTTTTATAAATAAATTAAAATCATTTTCAGAATCAGCGAGTTCATTAGTCTCAATGGTTTCCTCAAGTAGTTTTTCCCAATTGGATAATTTATATGAAACGCCAACCGCTACAGCTAACTTATCCATTACACTGTCAGGAAAGGTGTCTAACGCAAACTGGTCAAAATTCTGTTTAAAATATAGATAAAGTTTTCCCAATTTGGCAATAATTCGACTGATACTGAAAGGTAGTCAGCAATTGTCTCTAAAATTCTTTCTACATTATAAGTTTCACTACTGATTCTTATATCAAAGACATTATTAATAGCATCTTCTAACACTGATTCAGCTAAATCAAAGGTTTTTTCAAGTAGTGAATCGACTAATTGGACTTACCCCTTTTTTAGTAACGACAAAAAATGAGAAAAAGGAGTCTAGATTATGATTACACGCAAACGATATGGGATAGATTTTCAAAAGAAGATGGCTGTAGAACTAAGCACGGGTCAAAGTTCATTGTCTGAGGTAAGCAAAAAGAGAGAGGATTTCTGTCCAAACACTTTCGAAGTGGAGGGATAAATATGGATTTGGCGATGGATTTCAGAGAAATGAAACGGATTCAAATGAAGTAAGAGAGTTGAAAAGATTGGTCAATGAGTATGAATCAGCGTTAGGCGAAATGGCATTACAGAATCAAGTTTTTAAAAAAATGCAAGAATTTGGCTTAGCACGAGAGAAGAAAGAATTCGTCAGGGGTTATCTCGCCAATAGGTTGGGATTAAAAGGAGTTGCAAAATAATGAACATTAGCCCCAATACACTATACTACAAGCCTGTAGATTGGAAGTCGAAAGATGCGCCTGTATTAAGACTGATTCAATTGTTTTTAGAAAAATTACCAGCCTCCGGCGTTCCATCAGTTACATATCATTTGAAGAAAGTTATGGTCATTAACAAGAAGCGAATCGAAAGGATAATGAAAGATAATGGTCTGATTAATACGAAAAAACGTCCTAAAAAGGCTAAAACGACTGATTCTGGGCATAAATTCCATAAGTATACAAATCTAACCAAAGGAATAAAGACAACAAATTTGAACCAGATAATTGTTGGTGATGTAACAGCCTATGACGTAAAAGGGGTTAATCATTATTTGGCGTTACTGATGGATTTACATACTAGAGAAATTGTCAGTGCGGCAATCTCGGATAAAAACGATACTAACCTTGTTCTAGGAGCTTTGGACGAAGCTAAAAAGAAGAAAGACATTGAAGGGATGCATTCACCATACTGATGCAGATGTAAGGTATTGCTCTGATAGATACGTTGAGCGGCTAATGAATTACGGAATGCAGATTTCTATGTGTGTGGGTAACGTATACGAAAATGCTCATGCTGAATCTTTGAACAAAACTATAAAGGCTGGTGAAATAAATATTTCCGACTATGATAGCAAGGAAGAATCCGGAGCCTCTATCTTTGGTTATGTAAACAAGTATAACGCACTGAAACCTCACTCTGCGCATAACGGTATGTCACCCGCTGAGTTCGCTGCATTTATTTCAAAGAATAAAAAAAAATAAATTGAAAATGTTTTTAGGATAAAATTAAGAAAATTCCTTTACTAAAAAAAGGGGTAGGTTCAAATCTTTTAAAAAAATAATATTTACTGTTGCTCCAATTTCCAAATGTATTGAAAGTGGAAATTGCTAATTCAAATTGCCATTTTTCGTCGATGAATGATAGAGAATTTACGATTGCACCGGAAAGATGCATATCACCCACTTTGTTGTATCCTAAATCTACTGATTCATTGTATGTAAAAATTAAATTTAGAGATTTTTCATTCAACTTCGCATTTTGGAGGGCAATAGCAATGTCATAAAAAATTAAAGTCTTATCAGGATTATCTTCTATACTATAGGCAACTTTTATTAATTTATCAAAGAGTTCTTCAATTTCATCACTATTCAATTTATCCGAAGAATCAAGTTTATCGTTTCGTCTACATAATTCTAGAATCGTAGTTGTTAGTTCTGCAACTATTAAGAGCGTCAATGCCAATTCTCCCAACAGAGAAGTTTGAACTAAATTTAATGTCAGACGTTTTTTCGCAAAGTGCATCCATGACAAATATTTTGTAGTAAGAATATTTATTCTAATTTCTAGATATAGACTTTCAATTTCTAGTGAAATACGTCCTATGTCGCTGATTAAAGTATTAAAATTATCGTTATCTAAACTAGGACATTGAGATAAGACCTTTAATTTATAAGAAATTTCTTCTAGAATATCTGAATACAATTCATAACTAATGCGACTTTGTCATCTTAAAGGGCTATTAAAATTCCATCAAGGTGTTTTAGGAAAATACTAGGATCTAAAGTAGCGAGTTCAATTATTCTTTTTTCAAATAAATCCTGCATACAGTTTGAACGTCTCCAAAGGTCAATCGTTTTTTTACGAATTCCTTGATTGCTTTTCCATGTTGTAGCCATTGCATCATGCTGTAGGTTACTATGCATAATGTCCAATGTCGAAGAATTCTATCCATACTCCACTTGATATTCGTCTGCACCTAGAAAGTCTTTTACTTCTCTATAGAATACTTCTATCCAATTCCGTCTATGATAGTAGCGGATAACAGTGTCATCGCGCAATTCAGTTGCATTGGAAATAAAATAACTTACCTCTGCATTTGCCCAATCACCAATTCTATCAGTTTCAATTATCACTCTTCTTTTTCCACTTAATCCTTTTACTTTTAAATCCATCCTAACAAAATAAATTTTTCTTGTTCGAACCATCTGATAATTTAATATCAAGGGGCGAAATGCGTTAAGCTCTATGAGTGTAAGTAACTCACTTATCTTGTGCTCACTACTTTTTAAATCATTAGGAAATTTGTAAAATATATTTCGATTACTTTTAATTGATACAATATACTTCAAACCTTTAGCCTCTAAATAGTCAGTAAAATTAGGGCTAGAACCATACCATGCATCTGCAACAACGAATTCAAATTTGATTCCTCGTCGAATAGCTTCTTCTATTAGAAAAATCGCAATCTCTATCTTTGTTGTAAATTTTTGTTCTTCTTTGGTTTTAGTTTTATCTTCGGGTATAAATTCTTTTATATCTAATGGCATATGCTTGAACTCACTCACTAAATGTGAGGTTACGAATACGTTGCCATTAGCCACTTTTCCAACTTGACCAATATATTGATGCCCAACGCCTTCTGTCGAATTGCCTCTTTTAAGAACACCAGAATCATCAATGACTAATATCGCTTTCTTTGTCGGATAAGAGTTACTATGCTCTCGCATAAAGTTAATACGTATCTCATTCATATCCTTCTTATCCCAAGGAGAAGTTGTAATGAAATGATGGAGATTTTGATAATCCTGATCTATTATCGTTTCGGAAATCCGCTCAATATTTTTCCGTTTTATCTCTGAACTAAAACCTTTTAAGGTCTTCTCAAAATATTCTTTTGCTCTTTCCTTACCCATAATGGATCGAAAGAATTTATATACTCGCTAAATAAATCGGAATGCTCGTTAAGTATGAAATCCACACGAACAATATTATAAATCCTTTCTTTTGTACAATCTTTATTTCAACTCCGACTTGACAAAGTAGCATTAATAGCTTCACTCTCCACATACTTTTCCATACTCTCCTGAACTAAACCTAGAATCTTTTTTAAAATAACTTCATCTGTATCCTCTGTTTCCCCTCCACCTGCTATGGAATCTATAAGAACTCCTATATCCTCTTGGGACAGGAAAGAAAATCCCTCATTACCCTCATCCACCAACCCATGCTCCTTCAAAACAACATCCATTACCCGAGCGGCTACTTCCTGATTGCCCATTCGTAAGAAACCCTGAATCCTATCCGACCACCGTAGCACTTTCCCAACCACTTCCACAGCCAAAGTTTCACTTGCAAACTCAGACCAATCGGCAGTATCCGCAGGAATCTCATCCTCCATCACAGCGAGTAAGTATTCACAATTTCCTTTATTCACCTCGGCACTTGCTTCTTCTCTATCGGCGGCAATCCAGAGAAGTAGAAACAAAGCCTTGAAAAGCTCCTTTTTGTCCTGTAAAATGCTGACTCTTCTGACTGCATCCGCAAACCGACCTTCTTTCTTAGCCCATTCGAAGGCGATATGAATATCGGATTCTGCTTTATTTCAAGCTCGCCTGCGAGAAAGCGATTTGGCAGATGATAGAAAGTTCTTTCAGGTGGTTACTTGTCATTATCCCTAAAGCGAGAACTGCATCGGAGAGACTGGTGTCGTAAAATTCTAAATGTTTTAGCTGTGCTGCAATATAGGATTTTTTTAAAATCGTTTTTGCTAATTCTAAATCGGTGGTAGGTGTATTCTGAAAACTCAGGTGCTTTATGTAATACGACAGCATATAACACATTCAGTTTCTAAACGCAATAGACTTACCAGAGCCGAATGAGGGAAAGCGGCTAAGATGTATTAACCGGAATAAATCCGAAGAAAAAATCTCAAAAAGTCTATTGCGGTTAGAAATGAGTTGGACGAAACCGCGTTGTAATGAGACTTTATGCGGGACTATGGGGATTCAAAGTGACTAGGGAGGTCGGACTTGTTTTTGGATGAGGCTAATGGATACGAAAGAGCCAATTTTACATACGCTACATAGGAGAATCTTTTTTGATCATGGACGCAAGAATATCTTTCCATTCTTCCGGTGTAGACTTCTGATTTAAAGAACGATTTAGTTTTTTAAGAAGTGACTTACATAATTCGAGAGAGTCTTTGCGAGATCGGTTTGCGATGATTCCGTAATGTCTGATTTTAACGAATCCTAATGGAAGGATATGCATAAGAAACCTGCGAATAAACTCTACACATGGTAGAGTCATTGTTTTGAGTTTGTCATTATCCGCATAATCTTTGTATCTGAATGTTACGGTATTGTTTGTGATTTCTAATATTCTCTGGTTACTGATTGCTATCCTGTGTGTATAACGTCCGAGGTATTTAATTACGGAGTCGGGATTTTCAAAAGGTTGTTTTGTATATACGATCCATTTTTTAGAATAGAGGTTTGTTAAAAATCTTTGAAAGTGTGATGGATCATTTAATTCTTCACAACTTTTGGGAATAGTAAGATAACTTCCATGATAGTATTTTTTTAAATGAAATAAAAATAATCTCTGAAATAGTTTTGATAGAACGGGAATCGGCAGAAAGAATTTATCTCTTGAATCGATCCATTTGCCTTTATCCGCAGAAATTCCACCTCCTGTGATTAGAACATGAATATGTGGATGATAAGATAAAGTCTGTCCCCAAGTATGTAGAATAGATAAAAAACCAGGAATACAATTTAGATACTTTTTATTCTTACTTACCTTTCTTAACGTATCCGAGACAGTTTTAAATAAAAGAGAATAGAATATTTTTTGTTATTTAATATGAGTGAGTTTAATTCACTGGGAAGAGTAAATACGACATGAAAATATTTCACAGGTAAAATATTCTTATTCTCTTTAACTAACCATTTCTCTTTTCTCAAAAACTGACATTTGGGACAATGCCGATTTCGACAGGAATTGTAGGAATTCTTTTCGAATCCACAGTGACTACATTTATCGACGTGACCACCGAGCGTCTCTGTTCTGCAATTCCTGATCGCATAATACGCTTTTACCTCGTTTCGAGTTAAAGAATTTCCATAGACAGAAAAGAATTCTTTTTCATTTTCTCGAAAAACTTCAGCTACTTCGAGTATCCTCTTTCTGACCAACATCTCCTCTTGTTGTGATGTTTCCATTTGCCAGACCTCCCGTCTGTAAAGGATTGGTTAAAATATTGTAATCGTATGTATCTAAAGGACTCTTAATATTCATTAAATCGTATCGTCTGACATGTAAATAAATATATGTAGCCTGAGGAGAAAAATGTCCGAGTAGAAGTTGAATATGATGCATATTAACCCCTGCTTCAAGAAGATGTGTTGCAAAAGAGTGTCTTAGAGTATGGACAGAGGCATTCTTTGTTATCCCCTTTTTAAAAGAGCATCCTTAAATGCACGCTGTATTGAACGAACAGAAAAGCTTTTCATCTTGTTTTTATCTCTTGCGTAAAATAGGTAATCGACAGGCTTATATTCTTGTATGTAATCTCGTAACAATTTCAAAGTAGTGGGAGACAATAGCGCATAACGATCTGTTCCACCTTTTCCATCTTTGACAAATATCTGCATTCTGTCTGGGTCTATTTGATTGACCTTTAACTTAGCTGCTTCACTGACTCGAAGTCCTGCTGAATAGATGAGAGTGAGTATAGTCTTGTGCTTTATATTCCAGGTTAAATTCAAAATAGCCTCCACTTCTGATTTACTTAACACAACCGGTTTACTCTTGGGACGTTTGTATTTAGCAATATCTTTCACAACCCATTCTGCATTAATCACATAGATGTAAAAAAATCGTATCGCACTATGGACAACATTCAATGTATTAGCGGATAATTGTTTATTAACTCTTAAATGGTAAAGATAATTCTTTACTTCTTCTCGATTTATTTTATCTGGAGATTTTTTGTAATACTTTGCCAGATAATTTACATACGAAACGTAACTCTTTATCGTTTTTCGCTCATGGTCTTGAGCTTTAATTCTCGAATCATTTTCTCTCTCAGCAGGCTCATGGAATTCCTCCAAATTGTATTTGAGCCATGTATCTTATTTTGATTATAAGTACCAGAAATATATTTTGATAAGGTACATAATCCTAAATTAATTTTCTTTACATTCTTCCGTATCGTGGTTGCATTATATTTATCTCGACAACTACCGCAACGCGGTTTTGTTCAACTGCGAGTATCCACTGCGGAGGTGAACTATATCGGAAGCTGTTCACCTCCTTGCTCCGAGCCGCTAAGTAGTAGAAGTGAAAATTTTTAGTATTTTTGTCAGACTAATGCAAGTCCAGTGCCTTCACTCCTGTCACGAAACTTGCAGCACTTGATACGCATGCTCGAAGCTGCTACTCAGCTTATTTACAGATTAGGTGGGAGGTT
This genomic interval carries:
- a CDS encoding MerR family transcriptional regulator translates to MNISPNTLYYKPVDWKSKDAPVLRLIQLFLEKLPASGVPSVTYHLKKVMVINKKRIERIMKDNGLINTKKRPKKAKTTDSGHKFHKYTNLTKGIKTTNLNQIIVGDVTAYDVKGVNHYLALLMDLHTREIVSAAISDKNDTNLVLGALDEAKKKKDIEGMHSPY
- a CDS encoding tyrosine-type recombinase/integrase; translation: MTKNASVHTLRHSFATHLLEAGVNMHHIQLLLGHFSPQATYIYLHVRRYDLMNIKSPLDTYDYNILTNPLQTGGLANGNITTRGDVGQKEDTRSS
- a CDS encoding IS701 family transposase — encoded protein: MGKERAKEYFEKTLKGFSSEIKRKNIERISETIIDQDYQNLHHFITTSPWDKKDMNEIRINFMREHSNSYPTKKAILVIDDSGVLKRGNSTEGVGHQYIGQVGKVANGNVFVTSHLVSEFKHMPLDIKEFIPEDKTKTKEEQKFTTKIEIAIFLIEEAIRRGIKFEFVVADAWYGSSPNFTDYLEAKGLKYIVSIKSNRNIFYKFPNDLKSSEHKISELLTLIELNAFRPLILNYQMVRTRKIYFVRMDLKVKGLSGKRRVIIETDRIGDWANAEVSYFISNATELRDDTVIRYYHRRNWIEVFYREVKDFLGADEYQVEYG
- a CDS encoding tyrosine-type recombinase/integrase, whose amino-acid sequence is MEEFHEPAERENDSRIKAQDHERKTIKSYVSYVNYLAKYYKKSPDKINREEVKNYLYHLRVNKQLSANTLNVVHSAIRFFYIYVINAEWVVKDIAKYKRPKSKPVVLSKSEVEAILNLTWNIKHKTILTLIYSAGLRVSEAAKLKVNQIDPDRMQIFVKDGKGGTDRYALLSPTTLKLLRDYIQEYKPVDYLFYARDKNKMKSFSVRSIQRAFKDALLKRG
- a CDS encoding transposase — encoded protein: MFYSLLFKTVSDTLRKVSKNKKYLNCIPGFLSILHTWGQTLSYHPHIHVLITGGGISADKGKWIDSRDKFFLPIPVLSKLFQRLFLFHLKKYYHGSYLTIPKSCEELNDPSHFQRFLTNLYSKKWIVYTKQPFENPDSVIKYLGRYTHRIAISNQRILEITNNTVTFRYKDYADNDKLKTMTLPCVEFIRRFLMHILPLGFVKIRHYGIIANRSRKDSLELCKSLLKKLNRSLNQKSTPEEWKDILASMIKKDSPM
- a CDS encoding transposase, giving the protein MKGCIHHTDADVRYCSDRYVERLMNYGMQISMCVGNVYENAHAESLNKTIKAGEINISDYDSKEESGASIFGYVNKYNALKPHSAHNGMSPAEFAAFISKNKKK
- a CDS encoding transposase zinc-binding domain-containing protein yields the protein METSQQEEMLVRKRILEVAEVFRENEKEFFSVYGNSLTRNEVKAYYAIRNCRTETLGGHVDKCSHCGFEKNSYNSCRNRHCPKCQFLRKEKWLVKENKNILPVKYFHVVFTLPSELNSLILNNKKYSILFYLKLSRIR